The Chloroherpetonaceae bacterium DNA segment ATTGAAATAAACACAAGCGAAAGCACAGCAAAGAGCAATTCATTGCCGCGCATTTTTACCTCAAACACCACAGCGGAGAGAATCAGCAGGTTTATCATTGTGATGGATGCTGTGACCATAAATGGCGCAAGTTTTCCGATAATGAGTTGAAGTGGCGTTATAGGACTGACGATTAATCCCTCAAGCGTGCCGGTTTCGCGCTCTTTGACAATCGAACTTGATGCCGCAATGACCGTGGTCAGCAAAAGAATGAGCGCTAAAATGGAAGGCACAAAGAAATTGCGACTCTTGAGATCGGGGTTGTACCACACCCGCGGCTCAAGCGTGGCGTTTCCCGCCGTAGGAACACCAACCGCGCCACTCCTTTCTTGCATGCTAACCTGTATGCTTTGCCCATACGCACCGATAATTGCCGAGACATAATTGGAAGCGATTTGTGCCGTGTTTCCGCTTGAGGCATCAAAGGCGCATTGAAGTGTTGGCGCGTTGTTTTGGGTTAATCGCTTTGCGAAATCGGGCGGAATAATGATGACCACAGAGGCTGTTCCATCTAACAATACTTTTTCAACTTCGTTATCCTTCGTGAGGAATGAAACAAGCTTA contains these protein-coding regions:
- a CDS encoding ABC transporter permease, whose translation is MKAIRALMLKQFLEIKSSFQLRALTLIAPLTQFIVFGFAFNFDVENITLSVLDFDQSTESRALISRFNASGYFKLVSFLTKDNEVEKVLLDGTASVVIIIPPDFAKRLTQNNAPTLQCAFDASSGNTAQIASNYVSAIIGAYGQSIQVSMQERSGAVGVPTAGNATLEPRVWYNPDLKSRNFFVPSILALILLLTTVIAASSSIVKERETGTLEGLIVSPITPLQLIIGKLAPFMVTASITMINLLILSAVVFEVKMRGNELLFAVLSLVFISMILGIGLFVSTISRTQQQAAFTTAFFILPPMLFLSGYAFPISSMPEWVQPITYFIPLRYFIVIVRGIFLKGNGLVELWDSILAMLICTVVIFAASFMRFRKSLE